From the genome of Vitis riparia cultivar Riparia Gloire de Montpellier isolate 1030 chromosome 11, EGFV_Vit.rip_1.0, whole genome shotgun sequence:
AGACTTTCCTTTATAAGTGATTGGAATAATAaactattaattaattactgTTTTCCGCTTTAAAACTTTTGGAATTAAAAGGGGTTCTTGCTTTCTATGAACTTTAGTTGTAAGAGGATTGACTTAATGTTTGATTAACACCCTTTGGAATAAATTCTtactttttggaaattttaactTGATTgatagagttttaaaaattaaaagaattaattgaagtgatttttgaattcacatatttcatttttgattttttatttataattgagATACCTTCCTGGCTAAGCCCCTTAATAATTAATACTTGATAAATTCGGGGTATTATTAGTGACAAAATTCGAAATCCAAGTCATATGTCACTTACTGAAGGCATACTTTTTAGTATTCATCGTGAGcaattggatttttgaattgACTTATTGGTAAATACTATTgtgatcactttttttttttattattattatttacattaaagattaattgatttttttattaatagaatGTTATAGAGTACAAACACTTTTTATAGGAATTACCTTCAAACAAACCTAGCTAATTGAATTTGGACTCTAGggtatgaaataaaaatgtgtAGTATAATCTTTTAGGACAACATCTAAGCAAAGGCCCAGGTGGCAATTAAACACCATTAAGACATCCATGATTGAGATAAATGCAAATGGTCTAGTAGTTATACATACACATCACATGATTAGCTAGCCATCTGGTTGCAGCAGCGGCATAAatactattatatatatatatataattcatttgACATCCATGTCTTTGATAAGCCAATTGAAGTAGCATTGCAGGTGCACATGTGAATGGCTCAACCAGatgacaacaaaaacaaattaaagaaaaaaacgaGTACAAGGCTATGGTAGATAAATTTGGAAAGTGGGGTGATGGGTTGACCAAATAGAACTATGGTTTGCGAGGATGGAGGCGAACTGGAAGTCCCTTAGCAGGCATGGGCATGGGGTCAACGATTATCTTCTCATCAGGAAGCAATTTATCCCATTTGAACCTTTTAACCACGTTGTGCATGAAGACAAGTATTTCCAAGCGGGCGTACTCTTTACCAGGGCACATCCTAGGTCCGCCACCAAAGGGAACGAATGTGTAAGGAGCAGGCCCGGCTCCTTCAAATCTTGTAGGGTCAAAATTTTCGGGTTGAGGGAAGCATTCTGGGCTTTTGTGGGTTGAGTTTGCGCTCCAGTACAGCTGcaaataattaagaaaagcGCCTCTTAGTTAACTTGCATATGCATGTGGTTGATGAGGGTGTgtcagaattaaaaaaaaaatgagtcatatgagttataaaataatataatattatacctTCCAACCCTTAGGAATGGAGAAACCGTTGAACACGAAGTCAGAGATTGCTTCCCGGAAAGCTCCTTGGAGTGGGGGTGCAAGTCTCATCACTTCACAGGCAACATTCCATGAATATCTCATCTTTTGAACATCATCCCAGTTCAGCAATTCACCTGGTGCTTTTGAATTGGCAATTTCCATTTGCTCTGGTCACaaagaaaaaagttagaaaCTATTAGTCTTTTGGCCGGTGACTAGGACGGCCAAAAAGTAAAATAAGGCTAAATAATGGAATGATCAACGGGCGTGGCCGTTGGAATTTACTTGGTCACAATAAGGATTGTTCCCCACTTTCTCAAGATCACTATCacctttttatttcttaacaAATAGAAAGCAAACTAATTGGAAAAGTTAGTCACggagaaaatacttttattatttacttttttgtgaataattttatttctgttattattatttgttaaatACATGAAAAAATTATGGCATGGCGTGGCATAGGGGCTCCAAGTTCCCTCCCAAAATATTTATCAGTTTAgtatttgttttcttaatgGAAAACAATATAGTTGGTGATTatggtttaattttaaaatttaaaattacagTTATTAATAGTGGTTTTAAAAACCAAGGATggtgattatgattttaaatttaaagctaaaatcataattatcaattgtgtttttaaaacaaaaaagaaaaagaaaataataaagtgaaataTGATGACGACACagctttgacaaatatttttaaggtaaGTTCTagattgagaattattttaaaaagaaaaacaagttacTTTGAAAAGAAACTCGGGGCATTCTTGTTATTTAAAATACCATCCTATCAGCCTAATGGAAAAAGTTTTAGAAAGATCAGATCATCCCTGCAGATTTGCTTCATGCccttttatcttcttttctccttcttttgaagccttgattgttttttctttagaaaagcACAAAAGAATAAGGCatatttgtttggttgtttgtttttttttttttaagaaaaagagaacattaaataaaataatatcaagagagaaaatattgcagGTGCGTAAAAGAGATTTACCCTCGTAGACTTTCTCGTAGATGTGAGGCAGCTCAGCCATGTACTTGATAAGGAATGTAATGGCAGCACTGGCAGTGTCATGGCCGCCAATCAACAAACCGAGGATTTTATCAGCAATATCCATTTCATTCATGTGGCATCCATCTTCATCTGTAGCCAGAAGCATGTGGGACAATATATCTTGAGTTTGTGAGGCCTTGCCCTCAGCCAGATCGATCTTCCTTTGCTTGATGATGGCTCTAAGCTCCTTTCTGATGAAGTTGGAGGCCTTGATAGCGCGGTGGAAAGGTGT
Proteins encoded in this window:
- the LOC117924581 gene encoding beta-amyrin 28-monooxygenase, with amino-acid sequence MEVFFLSLLLIFVLSVSIGLHLLFYKHRSHFTGPNLPPGKIGWPMVGESLEFLSTGWKGHPEKFIFDRISKYSSEVFKTSLLGEPAAVFAGAAGNKFLFSNENKLVHAWWPSSVDKVFPSSTQTSSKEEAKKMRKFLPQFFKPEALQRYIGIMDHIAQRHFADSWDNRDEVIVFPLAKRFTFWLACRLFMSIEDPAHVAKFEKPFNVLASGLITVPIDLPGTPFHRAIKASNFIRKELRAIIKQRKIDLAEGKASQTQDILSHMLLATDEDGCHMNEMDIADKILGLLIGGHDTASAAITFLIKYMAELPHIYEKVYEEQMEIANSKAPGELLNWDDVQKMRYSWNVACEVMRLAPPLQGAFREAISDFVFNGFSIPKGWKLYWSANSTHKSPECFPQPENFDPTRFEGAGPAPYTFVPFGGGPRMCPGKEYARLEILVFMHNVVKRFKWDKLLPDEKIIVDPMPMPAKGLPVRLHPRKP